The region TGGTACCTTCTACAGAGGTACTTAAAGTACTTCATTTTCATAACAACATGACAGGAGATGAGGGGGCTATTGCTATTTCTGAGATTCTAAAGCGTTGCCCTTTATTGGAGGATTTCCGATGCTCGTCCACCCGAGTTGGTTCCGAAGGAGGGATTGCCTTGACTGAAGCACTTGCACAATGTAAGAATCTGAAGAAACTGGATCTTCGGGACAACATGTTTGGTGTAGAGGCTGGTGTCAAACTGAGTGAGGCTCTCAAGAAACACGAGAACCTCACTGAGATTTATTTGAGCTACTTGAATCTGGAAGATGATGGAGCAGTAGCAATAGCCAATACTCTCAAGGAGTCAGCACCTTCACTTGCAGTGTTGGAGATGTCTGGAAATGATATAACTGCTGAAGCGGCTCCCAGCTTAGCTGCTTGCATTGCTAGTAAGAAGTCTCTTGTGAAGTTGAACCTGTCAGAGAATGATCTGAAGGATGATGGTGCAATTCAGATAAGCAAAGCATTCGGAGAAGGACAGGATCAACTCAAGGAAGTTGATATGAGCCAGAATTCTTTAACAACCACAGCTAGGAAGTTGGCCCAGGCATTGGTGCATTTGCCTGGGTTTAAGCTCCTAAATGTAAATGGGAACTTCATTTCTGAGGAAGACATTGATGAGTTGAGGAGTATCTTTAAAGAATGTCAGGAAAAACTTGGACCCCTGGATGAGAACGACCCTGAGGGTAATGATTTTGATGACCTGGAAGGTggggatgaagatgaaggcagCCAAGATGAATTGGAAGAGAAACTTAAAAAGCTTGACGTCAATCAAGAAAACTAAAAGAAGGTAGGTAGTCTTGCAGTCCTCATGCAGAGTAAAAGCTTGACGTGCTAAATTTGAAGAGGAGATGACGCCGATTCTTGATGAAGCCACTGCTCACAATGGGACCTTTTTTCCCCTTAAATCTGCTTTAGATTATTCAGCAATTTGTATCAGCTGAAGGTACTTTCGACTTGGCCTGTAGACTTGTAACTTCTGGTACCCCATGTTGGGGACCATGGTAGGATCCTTTTAGGCCCTTTCAATCATACATTTACTTGCTTTGAACCTTTTGCTATGAAAAATACTATTGAGTTCGTATTTTGCTTACTATgttctttcttatttttgtcTTTGGCTGCACACCTTTTGCTTGTTTTTCCTCTTCAGTATTGTGGTTGTACCTGAAACGTTGTAgtcaattattattatgaatTTGTGATGCACATTCCCATACTAGGAATTTGGAAGCTTCTTCCAATAGCCCTAATATATTGTTCAAACTACTTTGTCATTTCTCAAACCCCCTCCATAAGTATTTCATTAAAggagtaataattttttaaattttttttgggaaaCTTGATAGGGCCATACTTCAAAACTATTTCGTATATTGATTTCGAGAGATGTCAATTCAACCTGAAACTCACAGATTGACCCGAATAGCCTTCTAATTTTATAGGGTTAGGATTCCAAAATTTATAGCCggtaaaaagtactccctccgtcccgcactactcgcatctttccttttgggcacggagattaaggaatgagtgatagacaaagtcaacaattacggctgtaggtataaattgttactaaaaatggaaagagtgcaaataacttgggacgtccagaaaggaaataagtgcaagtagtgcgggacggagggagtactatatgaATGACCCAAAACCGAATATCTCGCAATTggatagggttggcccgaaatgAGATAATTCTCATTATTTAATCCTcaatttttattacatttttcaaaatttaaaagttggtccaatatttttgtttcaattgcactattcattatttgaaactttAGTGCTTTTGAGACAATATTAAGTTTGGGTACAGTCAGGGGACCAAGTTTGAGTACAGCCCGAGCCCATTTTCGTCGGTCCATTAATAAAAGTCTATTTGCtttttaagagcatccgcaacggtggcagCCGTCGCCACCGCTGGAACGGATGtgtctcgccgccgctgcgctcgcgccgctggcacggcgctgctcgatgcatcgagcagctgacgtgtcgcgcggcgattgggcaacggcatagccgttgcctttaaatgtttttttttttaatttaaaatcggtttttaattaaaaaaacagataaaaaattaaaaaaaattcacttcccaaaataattataaccgtttattaccgttttttacacttttttatttttttttaatttttttcccccaaaaaatacacactttcatctataaatacccccacttttacacctaaaaattcacatcaaactacacaattctcatcttcattctccaatatccattctcatcttcattctcccatatccattttcatcttcattctctcataccctaatAATGTCCGGCCAAAGCGATGACAacccgccctctcacggttggaaccccgaatggtttggtgcacaaccgtttcctagtccggaaacggaatattcggcccctcctctcacccaagattcggccgttccgggtggctaccggccatacccaatagACGACCAAGGTtcctccgaagggcgatacgagtggacaccggagcctaggccgaccgccccctcccaaactccgtcGGCTTCTACTCGTAGCGGTGTCCgaacaccgtacactccggcggagatggataaattgttcaaggcgtacttcgaaatctccgaagatgcggcggttggcacgaaccaatccgacgctcacttttggtggcgcgtctctcgccgatacaatgcaaaccggccgccgggaacgatcgagcgcaacgagagtatggtgcgcaactgcatcggccgagccaacgaagaaattggcaagttcaatggctatttcctccaggagtcgcggaatgccgggagcggccggagcgaggtcgacatcagcacctaccaatccttgAACGGTAAGTCaatcaagtacctcaacgtttggcaggaaacgcagttccacccgaggtatatgggaggcgtaacatcctcctcgagcggctcctccaaacggtcaaggtcggtatccctatccgactccggctccgaagaagtggctagccaactcgccggagctaacttgggtagccccgacgccggaccaagcggttcccaacgccgaccgcaaggaaggaagaaggcggcagTCGACCGCCGGTgctccgcgactccatcggcccccgcccccgaacccgcaccctatgttccacctccacccccgaacaactcgttgtgagcacttttggcccaactcaatatggccgataggtcaactatgacccccacacaacttcaaacgcacgaggacatgatattgggtctaaaaaaataattggggttggtgccgccggatgcgtagtcttcttcgggtaatattagccaataatcatgtaatttttaggagtttaattatgtaatttttaatttttagtattttaattatgtaatttttaatttttaggattttaattatgtagtttttaatttttaggattttaattatgtcttttttattttatttgtaatttgtaatatttattgtggttttttaatgaattttagtattatggaaatgtttttgtgtaattgaattttaaattaattgtgctcgtccttgcggaagagcacagctgtgggtgttgtgctcttgccagagagcaggcagaaaaagtggggtcgggcacataaccgtgccgctggcaagagcacggttgtggatgctctaatacttTTAGTAATAGTCCCCACATTTCAAAACTTATCCTCtcacattttataataaaactattATTAGTACTATACAAATGTAGGACCCTTTTCACTAGCCTTTTTTCATCCATTTTCtactacatttattaaaactcgtgtaatGTCAAATGTTGGCTTGTAATCATGGATCCGAGTACTTTATTTGTGTTTGATGTTTTATGATTGTCAAAATTATACCAACTGACAAAATCATCACGATTAAATATGACgattatatattagtttaataataaaatgtgagtgagataaaGTGAGTGGAGTgtgaggtccattaccaaaagtagtaaaaaaataaatgagatatttattggtggacgaatgaaaattataaaatggaaCGATTATTGgtagatagagagagtaaattagaaatagtataaaacatatactccatctgtcctaaAAGAATAGACAAACTTGTAAATAACAAAAGTTTTAATgagcaattggtaaagtaaaagagagacagaaaaagtaagaaagaatgaggaaaaagtagtggaagtagtgttagtggattgtggagtTCATATTATTAGTGGTGTGTAATTTGTTAAATATATTCCATATTTAGATCCGGTTTAATTTTGAGGGATGATCCAATATGGTAAAACTAATCTATTTTTTGAGAACGGAAGAAGTATTTACTAACTATTTGCATGGACTATCTATTACATTTTTTAGAATTCGTGTCCAATCAAACTGGATATTGTATTAGTGGATAGAGAAAGTATGATATTATAAAAcaaagactaaagtcccaaaatggtccctaacatttggcgtttttttgattttggtccaaaacattatcttttgaattattcggtccctcacatttgaaatcgaaCCACATTTAGTCCTAAATTGACGGAATGGTTAAAATGTAACAGTCAACGCAATTTAAATCAATCTTGACTGGATTAAGATTTATAACTATGTTTTATTAAGGGCTAATACCTAATTAACCTAAAACTTAAAAATGCAAATTGTAAAATAAGTCAAAATATAAAACctgcaaataaaatataaaatataaatgttCGACTGAAATGCGAAGTGACGCAGATTCCCTATATAGCAAAAATCCCTCATTCACCCGCCCCTCCGGTAAGAGTTGCCGCCTCCGTCGGTGCAACCAGCTCTCCCCTCAAGTCAAGCATCGCACCTTCACCCCGACTAGGAAGACACCATCATTCACGCCCACTCGCGCTTTGTCAACAAATAGGCCACCATTGTCCCCTCATCTCCGGCCGCACCGGCAACGCAATAAAAAACCACTGCAATTCTACCCTCAAGCCCAAGTGTTCCTCTTTCACCGAAGACGACAACTCCTCCCTTGAAGAGATCCGTCACCTGCCGACTCCACCTCTGCCACTTATTTCGCCCTTCCCAGTCCCTCCACCTCCGGTTCTACCCACACCAGCTCTCTGCTCACCGATCCGCCCACGAGGCTTAGTCTCTCGCTCCCTGAGATCGACTCTGTTACTCACAACATTGACTCACAACTCATTCCCCAAAAATTC is a window of Salvia splendens isolate huo1 chromosome 3, SspV2, whole genome shotgun sequence DNA encoding:
- the LOC121795875 gene encoding RAN GTPase-activating protein 2-like, with the protein product MENTAKTPNGERRQINIKLWPPSENTRLMLVERMTNNLSTPTIFTRKYGSLGQPEATKYAKQIEESAFCSANQHYEQEPGGDGSSAVQLYARECSKLILEVLKEGAKLEEKEALKSEVESAPRETFFDISKGQRAFIEADEAQVLLNPLKEPGNSYTKICFSNRSFGLGAANVAGPILASIKNQLKEVDLSDFVAGRPEAEALDVMNIFSEALEGSHLKYLNISDNALGEKGVGAFAKLFRSQTSLEELYLMNDGISKEAAQAVCELVPSTEVLKVLHFHNNMTGDEGAIAISEILKRCPLLEDFRCSSTRVGSEGGIALTEALAQCKNLKKLDLRDNMFGVEAGVKLSEALKKHENLTEIYLSYLNLEDDGAVAIANTLKESAPSLAVLEMSGNDITAEAAPSLAACIASKKSLVKLNLSENDLKDDGAIQISKAFGEGQDQLKEVDMSQNSLTTTARKLAQALVHLPGFKLLNVNGNFISEEDIDELRSIFKECQEKLGPLDENDPEGNDFDDLEGGDEDEGSQDELEEKLKKLDVNQEN